The Glycine max cultivar Williams 82 chromosome 17, Glycine_max_v4.0, whole genome shotgun sequence genome contains the following window.
TTGAGGAAAGAGAGGCCACAGAGAAAATTAGAATGTACCTCAGGGTTCTTTACTACTCTCTCTCGGAGCTCCTTGATAATAGGGTGCCTAGGATTGACCTCAAGAACCCTCTTGCCGCGCATGTATGCTTGCTTGCTAGCATCAGACAAAGTTTGAGACTGCATGATTCTCTCCATGTTAGCACTCCAACCAAATTTTGATGTTACCACTACACAAGGAGTGTTGTCCAATCGGTTGGAAATCTTCACATCATCAACATTGTCTTTGGAAAGAGCAGTTTTCCACCACTTGGTAAGGTCCTTGAAGGATTCCTTCAGTTCCTTGTCTTTTGAATCTTTCCCGAGTTTCAAACCCTCCTTGGACACATTTTGGAACTTCTTGTCTTCATAATCCATCAGGTATTGCATCAAGTATTCATCAACTGGATCCGTGAAGAAAATAACCTGTaggaaattgaaaagaaaatacgCTTAGAAGACATTAAATCATCACCCCTCAGCAGAATAGAAAGGCTAATGTTTTTAGAGAACAAAATAatagagcaaataataaaaatcaaacaatttaAATTGCACCTCAAAATTTTTCTTCTTAAGCCGCTCAAGGAATGGAGAGTTTTCCAGTTGTTCTTTGCTGGTTCCAGTTATGTAAAAGATATCCTTCTGCCCAGCTTTCATTCTAGATATGTACTGATCCAGAGATGTCAATTTACCCTCAGACTTGGTGCTGCAAGAGTTCCAAGTATCAGCTAAATTGTTAACTAATGGAAGTGAGGAAATAACACTACCACAAGAGTTTAATAATTACATGAAGAAGTAATATACCTCTCAAATCTGAGCAGTTTTGCCAAACGATTTCTGTTGGTGGCATCCTCGATGATACCAAGTTTAATGGATTTACCAAACTCATTCCAGAACTTGGAATATTGACCTTTCTTCTCATTATTGTCAGATGACGTATCTTCTGTGCATCAATATTTAATATTGATGGAAGTACAAAGTCAATGAACAGAATTTAAGAAACGCCTCTTACATTATGAAAAGGTATGACAAAGCAAACACAACAAGACAAGTATTCTAGACTGATACACGAGTTCTGGTAAACCTTAGCCCATAAAAAAATAGGGATTCCAACAGATGAAACTCATAATTATTACACCatacctttcttttctttgtcagTGGACTCATCAGGATCCTCATCAGCAATCCTACGGATCATATCAAGGGCTTTCCTAATAAGTTTCTTCTTGATTGTCTTTAGACTACTATGTTGCTGAAGCATTTCTCGCGATACATTAAGTGGCAATGTGTCAGAATCAACAAGACCCTGTTCCCAACGTCAAAAGTAACATTTATTAGCAAAAATTATTCTGatcatcataaaatatattttatctgcAATAACAAAGCACAACAATTCCTACCAGCAAAAAGTTTAGGTACTTAGGCAACAGTTCATTAAATTCATCTGAAATGAACACACGTCTAACATACAACTTCAGGTTGGATTTGTTTGCGTTATAATAGCTCTCGTATAAATCTTGAGGTGCCTTAGGTGGTACAAACAGGACTGCCTTGAACTCGACATCGCCCTCAGCAGTGAAATGACTCCATGCTAAAGGTTTCTCATCACTGAAATCCTGCACAAAACATAAATCCACAACTTTATGAATATTAACAAACTCAGAGTGAAGTGAATTTCACAATAAATTCCCTTGATATATAAGGAACAAGCATGGCAAATTGGCAATGCTACCTTGGCAAGAGAGTGGTAGAATTTGGTGTATTCTTCTTCTGTAACCTCCTTTGGATTCCTCAGCCATATAGCTTTCACATCATTTAAAAGTTCCCATTCATAAGTTGTTTCCTTCACCGTCTTTGTCTTGGGCTTTTTTTCTTCGTCTTCACTTTTATCAGCATCTTCATCTTCGCTTTCCTCCTTGGAGCTGCTTTCAGCTgttaaaggaataaaataagGTAAGGATGACAGTTCAAATTACCATAACTAAATAAACAAGAATGAACAAACACCAAAACAACATGTTGAAACAGGATATAAATGGAGAGATCCAACTGAACTCTTAAAAACATACATACATGAATCCTCTTCATCACTGGAATCATCTTCATCAGCGGGAACCTCCACATCAACC
Protein-coding sequences here:
- the LOC100819942 gene encoding HSP90 superfamily protein precursor; translated protein: MRKWTVASALLLLSLLFLFADQGRKFQANAEGDSDELVDPPKVEDKIGAVPHGLSTDSDVVKRESESISKRSLRSNAEKFEFQAEVSRLMDIIINSLYSNKDIFLRELISNASDALDKIRFLSLTDKDVLGEGDNTKLDIQIKLDKEKKILSIRDRGIGMTKEDLIKNLGTIAKSGTSAFVEKMQTSGDLNLIGQFGVGFYSVYLVADYVEVISKNNDDKQYVWESKADGAFAISEDTWNEPLGRGTEIRLHLKEEAGEYLQESKLKELVKRYSEFINFPIYIWASKEVDVEVPADEDDSSDEEDSSESSSKEESEDEDADKSEDEEKKPKTKTVKETTYEWELLNDVKAIWLRNPKEVTEEEYTKFYHSLAKDFSDEKPLAWSHFTAEGDVEFKAVLFVPPKAPQDLYESYYNANKSNLKLYVRRVFISDEFNELLPKYLNFLLGLVDSDTLPLNVSREMLQQHSSLKTIKKKLIRKALDMIRRIADEDPDESTDKEKKEDTSSDNNEKKGQYSKFWNEFGKSIKLGIIEDATNRNRLAKLLRFESTKSEGKLTSLDQYISRMKAGQKDIFYITGTSKEQLENSPFLERLKKKNFEVIFFTDPVDEYLMQYLMDYEDKKFQNVSKEGLKLGKDSKDKELKESFKDLTKWWKTALSKDNVDDVKISNRLDNTPCVVVTSKFGWSANMERIMQSQTLSDASKQAYMRGKRVLEVNPRHPIIKELRERVVKNPEDEGVKHTAQLMYQTALFESGFLLDDPKDFASRIYDSVKTSLDISPEATVEEEDDTEVEAESDSKPEADAVHDGDVDDAKDEL
- the LOC100819942 gene encoding HSP90 superfamily protein isoform X1, with amino-acid sequence MRKWTVASALLLLSLLFLFADQGRKFQANAEGDSDELVDPPKVEDKIGAVPHGLSTDSDVVKRESESISKRSLRSNAEKFEFQAEVSRLMDIIINSLYSNKDIFLRELISNASDALDKIRFLSLTDKDVLGEGDNTKLDIQIKLDKEKKILSIRDRGIGMTKEDLIKNLGTIAKSGTSAFVEKMQTSGDLNLIGQFGVGFYSVYLVADYVEVISKNNDDKQYVWESKADGAFAISEDTWNEPLGRGTEIRLHLKEEAGEYLQESKLKELVKRYSEFINFPIYIWASKEVDVEVPADEDDSSDEEDSSESSSKEESEDEDADKSEDEEKKPKTKTVKETTYEWELLNDVKAIWLRNPKEVTEEEYTKFYHSLAKDFSDEKPLAWSHFTAEGDVEFKAVLFVPPKAPQDLYESYYNANKSNLKLYVRRVFISDEFNELLPKYLNFLLGLVDSDTLPLNVSREMLQQHSSLKTIKKKLIRKALDMIRRIADEDPDESTDKEKKDTSSDNNEKKGQYSKFWNEFGKSIKLGIIEDATNRNRLAKLLRFESTKSEGKLTSLDQYISRMKAGQKDIFYITGTSKEQLENSPFLERLKKKNFEVIFFTDPVDEYLMQYLMDYEDKKFQNVSKEGLKLGKDSKDKELKESFKDLTKWWKTALSKDNVDDVKISNRLDNTPCVVVTSKFGWSANMERIMQSQTLSDASKQAYMRGKRVLEVNPRHPIIKELRERVVKNPEDEGVKHTAQLMYQTALFESGFLLDDPKDFASRIYDSVKTSLDISPEATVEEEDDTEVEAESDSKPEADAVHDGDVDDAKDEL